In the genome of Nonlabens sp. MB-3u-79, one region contains:
- the carA gene encoding glutamine-hydrolyzing carbamoyl-phosphate synthase small subunit, with protein MGYLEKKDAIILLEDGTIFHGKAVGKGGTATGEICFNTGTTGYQEIFTDPSYYGQLMVTTNAHIGNYGVASKDEESDSIKIAGLVCKNFSEIFSRDAAEGDLLSLLEKKNLVILSDVDTRALVSYIRDHGAQNAIISSELEDLDKLKSQLTEVPSMKGLELASKVSCKEPYYFGDENASIKVSALDLGIKKNILRNLADRGVYIKVFPYNSSFEEMKSFEPDGYFLSNGPGDPEPLTSAIQTANDIIEAALPLFGICLGHQIIALASGISTFKMHNGHRGINHPIMNVETGKGEITSQNHGFAINRQETEENKNIKITHYHLNDNTVAGIKHVSKPCFSVQYHPEAGPGPNDATYLFDQFINLIKTNQKATV; from the coding sequence ATGGGATATCTAGAAAAAAAAGATGCCATTATTTTGTTGGAAGATGGAACAATTTTCCACGGCAAGGCAGTAGGAAAGGGTGGTACAGCCACAGGAGAAATATGTTTTAATACGGGAACCACTGGTTATCAAGAGATCTTTACAGATCCTTCCTATTACGGACAGTTAATGGTGACCACTAATGCGCACATTGGTAACTACGGTGTGGCCTCCAAGGACGAAGAATCAGACTCTATTAAAATAGCAGGTTTAGTTTGTAAAAACTTTTCTGAAATCTTCTCGAGAGATGCAGCTGAAGGGGATTTGCTTTCCCTTCTTGAAAAGAAAAACCTTGTGATATTATCAGATGTAGATACACGTGCACTGGTTTCTTATATTAGAGATCATGGCGCTCAAAACGCTATCATATCCTCAGAGTTAGAGGATCTTGATAAATTAAAATCACAATTAACTGAAGTTCCTTCTATGAAAGGTCTGGAGCTGGCTTCTAAAGTTTCTTGTAAGGAGCCTTACTACTTTGGTGATGAAAATGCGAGTATTAAAGTCTCTGCATTGGATTTAGGTATCAAAAAGAATATCCTACGCAACCTAGCTGATAGAGGTGTGTATATAAAGGTTTTTCCTTATAATTCATCTTTTGAGGAAATGAAGTCTTTTGAACCAGATGGTTATTTCTTATCTAATGGCCCTGGTGATCCAGAACCTTTGACGTCAGCTATACAAACAGCTAATGATATTATCGAAGCCGCACTTCCCTTATTCGGAATATGTTTAGGTCATCAAATTATTGCCTTAGCTAGTGGCATTTCAACCTTTAAGATGCACAACGGTCACAGAGGTATTAATCATCCTATTATGAATGTAGAAACTGGTAAAGGAGAAATTACTTCTCAGAATCATGGTTTTGCTATCAATAGACAAGAGACAGAAGAAAATAAAAATATTAAAATCACACATTATCATTTGAATGATAATACGGTAGCAGGAATCAAACATGTGTCTAAGCCATGTTTTTCTGTACAATACCATCCAGAAGCTGGTCCTGGTCCTAACGACGCTACCTACTTATTTGATCAGTTTATTAATTTAATCAAAACAAACCAAAAAGCTACAGTATGA
- the rplQ gene encoding 50S ribosomal protein L17, giving the protein MKHGKKVNHLSRKTAHRKAMLSNMSCSLIEHKRINTTVAKAKALKQFVEPLITKSKEDTTHNRRLVFAKLRSKEAVTELFRDVASKIGDRPGGYTRIIKMGNRLGDNADMAMIELVDYNETYKLEAGAKKATTRRSRRGKSTTAEPVAETKANEEE; this is encoded by the coding sequence ATGAAACACGGAAAAAAAGTAAATCATTTAAGTAGAAAGACAGCTCACCGTAAGGCCATGTTGTCAAATATGAGTTGTTCTCTTATTGAGCACAAACGTATCAATACTACTGTAGCAAAAGCAAAAGCGCTTAAACAATTTGTTGAGCCTTTAATCACTAAATCAAAAGAAGATACTACGCACAACAGAAGGTTGGTATTTGCTAAACTTAGAAGTAAGGAAGCAGTTACTGAACTTTTTAGAGACGTAGCTTCTAAAATTGGAGATCGACCAGGTGGTTATACAAGAATCATAAAAATGGGTAACAGACTTGGTGATAATGCTGATATGGCAATGATCGAGTTAGTTGACTATAATGAGACTTACAAACTTGAAGCTGGAGCTAAAAAAGCAACTACTCGTCGTAGTAGGAGAGGTAAATCAACAACTGCTGAACCAGTTGCTGAAACAAAAGCAAATGAAGAAGAATAA
- the rpsM gene encoding 30S ribosomal protein S13, which produces MARIAGVDIPKNKRGEIALTYIYGVGRNRAKDVLIASGVSIDKKVNDWDDDEIGKIRAAIGEFTIEGELRSETQVNIKRLMDIGCYRGVRHRSGLPLRGQRTKNNSRTRKGKRKTVANKKKATK; this is translated from the coding sequence ATGGCTAGAATTGCAGGGGTAGATATACCTAAAAACAAACGTGGAGAAATAGCATTAACTTACATTTACGGTGTAGGTAGGAATCGTGCAAAGGATGTTCTTATTGCTAGTGGTGTTAGCATTGATAAAAAAGTTAACGACTGGGATGATGATGAGATTGGAAAGATCCGTGCCGCTATAGGTGAATTTACTATAGAAGGTGAATTGAGATCTGAGACTCAAGTCAACATCAAACGTCTTATGGACATTGGTTGTTACAGAGGAGTTCGTCACAGATCTGGTCTTCCATTAAGAGGGCAACGTACTAAGAATAATTCTCGTACACGTAAAGGAAAACGTAAGACTGTTGCTAACAAAAAGAAAGCAACTAAATAA
- the secY gene encoding preprotein translocase subunit SecY, which yields MKLIENLKNIWKIEELRDRIIMTFSLLLVYRFGAQITLPGIDSTQLVGLASNFKDGIGGILNAFTGGAFAKASVFALGIMPYISASIVVQLMGIAIPYLQKLQKEGESGRKKINQITRWLTIGICLIQAPSYMLSLGSLGVPESAFMMQDQQTLFLVLSTIILVTGCVFAMWLGEKITDKGIGNGISLLIMVGIIATLPQAFIQEVGSRIDGVGSWFLIIVEVVIWLVVIASCIMLVMGVRKIPVQYARRSATGGYEKNVFGSRQYIPLKLNASGVMPIIFAQAIMFVPSAIGQMDSSWAKSIGTAYSDMFGLWYNLTFALLIIVFTYFYTAITVPTNKMADDLKRNGGFIPGIRPGTETSEYLDRIMSQITLPGSLFLAAVAVFPAVISLMGVTQSWALFYGGTSLLIMVGVAIDTMQQINSYLLNRHYDGLIKTGKNRKAVA from the coding sequence ATGAAGTTAATTGAAAATTTAAAAAATATTTGGAAGATCGAGGAGCTAAGGGATCGTATTATTATGACCTTTAGTTTACTACTTGTATATAGATTTGGTGCCCAAATTACATTACCTGGTATTGATTCAACTCAATTAGTAGGCTTGGCCTCTAATTTTAAAGATGGTATAGGTGGTATTCTTAATGCCTTTACGGGTGGAGCTTTTGCAAAAGCTTCGGTTTTTGCATTGGGTATTATGCCTTATATCTCTGCCAGTATTGTTGTTCAATTAATGGGTATCGCAATTCCTTATTTGCAAAAGCTTCAGAAAGAAGGTGAATCAGGTAGGAAAAAAATCAATCAAATTACAAGATGGCTTACTATTGGTATCTGTCTCATTCAAGCACCTAGTTACATGCTTTCTTTAGGATCACTTGGTGTTCCTGAATCAGCATTCATGATGCAAGATCAGCAAACCTTATTTTTAGTATTAAGTACTATTATATTGGTGACAGGTTGTGTATTTGCTATGTGGCTTGGAGAAAAAATTACTGATAAAGGTATCGGGAATGGTATATCATTATTAATAATGGTTGGAATCATCGCTACATTGCCGCAAGCTTTTATACAGGAAGTTGGCTCTCGTATTGATGGAGTTGGTAGTTGGTTCCTTATAATTGTTGAAGTTGTTATATGGTTGGTGGTTATAGCCTCTTGTATAATGCTCGTTATGGGTGTCAGGAAAATACCTGTTCAATATGCTAGAAGATCAGCTACAGGAGGGTATGAGAAAAATGTTTTTGGTTCTCGTCAATATATTCCGTTAAAGTTAAACGCTTCTGGGGTAATGCCTATTATCTTTGCACAAGCAATAATGTTTGTTCCTTCAGCTATTGGTCAGATGGATTCATCGTGGGCAAAGTCTATAGGAACAGCTTACAGTGATATGTTTGGATTATGGTATAACCTAACTTTTGCCTTACTTATAATAGTATTCACTTACTTTTACACGGCAATTACGGTACCTACTAATAAAATGGCTGATGATTTAAAGCGTAATGGTGGCTTTATCCCTGGTATTCGTCCAGGTACGGAAACATCAGAATATTTAGATCGTATCATGTCACAAATCACTTTGCCTGGTTCATTGTTTTTAGCAGCGGTGGCAGTCTTCCCAGCAGTTATTTCATTAATGGGAGTTACTCAGTCATGGGCTTTGTTTTATGGTGGTACATCTTTATTAATTATGGTAGGTGTCGCAATAGATACGATGCAACAAATTAACTCTTATCTTCTCAACCGTCATTACGATGGATTGATCAAGACAGGTAAGAATAGAAAAGCAGTAGCATAA
- the eno gene encoding phosphopyruvate hydratase: protein MSTIIEVHARQIFDSRGNPTVEVDVFTSNGIMGRAAVPSGASTGEHEAVELRDGGKSFMGKGVGKAVNNVNTLIAEELLGTSVFEQAYIDQLMIDLDGTPNKAKLGANAILGVSLACAKAAAMELNQPLYKYIGGMSACMLPVPMMNIINGGSHSDAPIAFQEFMVMPVEAESFSQALQMGTEIFHHLKKVLHDRGLSTAVGDEGGFAPKLEGTEDALDTILLAIKNAGYEPGKQIMIALDCAAAEFFVDGKYDYTKFEGASGVIRSSEEQATYLAELADKYPIISIEDGMDENDWDGWKILTEKAGHKIQLVGDDLFVTNVERLSKGIENDIANSILIKVNQIGTLTETIAAVTMAHKAGYTSVMSHRSGETEDNTIADLAVALSTGQIKTGSASRSDRMAKYNQLLRIEEELADSAYYPGRKAFQL from the coding sequence ATGAGCACAATTATAGAAGTACACGCCAGACAAATATTTGATTCAAGAGGAAATCCTACAGTAGAAGTTGATGTATTTACATCAAACGGTATTATGGGAAGAGCTGCTGTACCATCAGGAGCATCTACCGGAGAACACGAGGCAGTAGAATTAAGAGATGGTGGTAAATCCTTTATGGGAAAAGGTGTAGGTAAAGCAGTAAACAATGTCAATACCCTTATCGCTGAAGAACTTTTAGGAACATCCGTTTTTGAACAAGCTTATATAGATCAATTGATGATCGATTTAGACGGTACGCCTAACAAAGCAAAGTTAGGAGCAAACGCTATACTAGGTGTTTCTTTAGCTTGTGCAAAAGCAGCGGCAATGGAATTGAACCAACCTTTGTATAAATACATAGGTGGAATGAGCGCTTGCATGCTTCCAGTTCCTATGATGAATATTATAAATGGAGGCTCGCATAGTGATGCTCCTATAGCATTTCAAGAATTTATGGTGATGCCAGTGGAAGCAGAGAGCTTTTCTCAGGCACTGCAAATGGGTACAGAGATTTTTCATCATTTGAAAAAAGTACTTCACGATAGAGGTTTAAGCACAGCAGTAGGTGATGAAGGTGGATTTGCACCAAAATTAGAAGGCACTGAAGACGCTTTAGATACCATATTACTAGCGATCAAAAATGCTGGTTACGAGCCAGGAAAGCAAATCATGATTGCCTTAGATTGTGCTGCCGCTGAGTTCTTTGTAGATGGTAAGTATGACTACACAAAATTTGAAGGAGCATCAGGAGTGATCAGATCTTCTGAAGAACAAGCTACTTATCTTGCAGAGCTTGCAGATAAATATCCTATTATTTCTATTGAAGATGGTATGGACGAGAACGATTGGGACGGATGGAAAATCTTAACTGAAAAAGCAGGTCATAAAATACAGCTGGTAGGGGATGATCTTTTTGTTACTAATGTAGAGCGCCTCTCTAAAGGAATTGAAAATGATATCGCAAATTCTATTCTTATTAAGGTGAACCAAATAGGTACACTTACAGAAACAATTGCAGCGGTTACCATGGCTCATAAAGCAGGTTACACGTCAGTAATGTCTCATCGCAGTGGAGAAACAGAAGACAATACCATTGCAGATCTTGCTGTAGCACTTTCTACTGGTCAGATCAAGACAGGCTCTGCTTCACGTTCTGATCGTATGGCAAAGTACAATCAGTTGCTTCGTATAGAAGAAGAGCTGGCAGATTCTGCTTATTACCCAGGTAGAAAAGCCTTTCAATTGTAA
- a CDS encoding DNA-directed RNA polymerase subunit alpha, with the protein MAILNFQKPDKVIMIDSTDFEGKFEFRPLEPGYGLTVGNALRRVLLSSLEGFAITSIRIEGVDHEFSTIEGVVEDVTEIILNFKQVRFRRQIDEVDSEVVNVSFSGKDQFTAGDLQKHISGFQVLNPDMVICNTESSVSLNLELTIEKGRGYVPAEENKNVNAAIGTIAIDSIFTPIKNVKYSIENYRVEQKTDFEKLIFEIITDGSIHPKHALTEAAKTLIHHFMLFSDERITLEADEIAQTETYDEESLHMRQLLKTKLVDMELSVRALNCLKAAEVETLGDLVSYNKNDLMKFRNFGKKSLTELEELVNVKGLNFGMDLAKYKLDRD; encoded by the coding sequence ATGGCAATATTAAATTTCCAAAAGCCGGATAAAGTAATCATGATTGATTCAACTGATTTCGAGGGAAAATTCGAATTTAGACCCTTGGAACCAGGTTACGGACTTACCGTTGGTAATGCACTTAGAAGAGTACTATTATCTTCATTAGAAGGATTTGCAATTACCTCTATACGTATAGAAGGTGTAGATCACGAATTTTCTACTATCGAAGGTGTTGTTGAAGACGTAACTGAAATTATTTTAAATTTCAAACAGGTTCGTTTCAGAAGACAAATCGACGAAGTAGATAGCGAAGTAGTAAATGTGTCATTTTCAGGTAAGGATCAGTTTACTGCAGGTGATTTACAGAAACACATTTCTGGTTTTCAAGTATTGAATCCTGATATGGTGATCTGTAACACAGAAAGCAGCGTAAGTTTAAACTTAGAATTGACTATAGAAAAAGGTCGTGGATATGTTCCTGCTGAAGAGAATAAGAATGTAAATGCTGCCATCGGTACTATTGCAATCGATTCTATCTTTACGCCTATCAAAAATGTCAAGTATAGCATAGAAAATTACCGTGTTGAGCAAAAAACTGACTTTGAAAAGTTGATTTTTGAAATTATCACTGACGGTAGTATTCATCCTAAGCATGCACTTACTGAAGCTGCAAAAACATTGATCCACCATTTTATGTTGTTTTCTGATGAGAGAATTACTTTGGAGGCAGATGAAATAGCACAGACGGAAACTTATGATGAAGAAAGTCTTCACATGCGTCAGCTTCTTAAAACTAAATTAGTAGACATGGAGCTCTCCGTGAGAGCATTAAATTGTCTTAAGGCCGCCGAAGTGGAAACACTTGGTGATCTGGTTTCTTACAACAAAAATGATTTGATGAAATTCAGAAATTTTGGTAAGAAATCTCTAACGGAGTTGGAAGAATTAGTAAATGTCAAGGGTTTAAACTTTGGTATGGATCTAGCAAAATATAAATTAGACCGTGACTAG
- the infA gene encoding translation initiation factor IF-1: MAKQSAIEQDGSIIEALSNAMFRVELENGHVVTAHISGKMRMHYIKLLPGDKVKLEMSPYDLSKARITYRY, from the coding sequence ATGGCAAAGCAATCAGCAATAGAACAAGATGGTTCCATTATAGAAGCTCTTTCAAACGCAATGTTTAGAGTGGAGTTGGAGAATGGACATGTTGTGACTGCGCATATATCTGGTAAGATGCGTATGCACTATATAAAATTATTACCTGGAGATAAAGTAAAATTAGAAATGAGTCCTTACGATCTATCGAAAGCAAGGATTACTTATAGATACTAA
- the ykgO gene encoding type B 50S ribosomal protein L36 has protein sequence MKVRTSIKKRSADCKIVRRKGRLYVINKKNPKFKQRQG, from the coding sequence ATGAAAGTAAGAACGTCAATTAAAAAGAGAAGTGCTGACTGTAAGATAGTTCGTCGTAAAGGGCGTCTATACGTCATCAACAAAAAGAATCCTAAATTTAAACAAAGACAAGGTTAA
- the rpsD gene encoding 30S ribosomal protein S4: MARYRGPKAKIARRFREPIFGPSKALEKKNYPPGMHGNARRRGKESEYAVQLKEKQKAKYTYGILEKQFRLMFEKATRSTGITGQVLLQLCECRLDNVVYRMGIARTRRGSRQLVSHRHITVNGQLVNIPSYQLKPGDEVAVREKSKSLSAIDDALSSNDRVYDFITFNKASLKGAFVSVPERLQIPENIKEQLIVELYSK, encoded by the coding sequence ATGGCAAGATATAGAGGTCCTAAGGCAAAAATTGCTCGTAGATTCAGAGAACCAATTTTTGGCCCTAGTAAAGCTTTGGAGAAGAAAAACTATCCTCCAGGTATGCACGGTAACGCAAGACGTCGTGGAAAAGAATCTGAATACGCGGTTCAGTTAAAAGAAAAACAAAAAGCTAAATATACTTATGGTATCTTAGAAAAGCAGTTCAGACTTATGTTTGAAAAGGCAACTCGAAGTACTGGTATTACAGGTCAAGTTTTACTTCAATTATGTGAATGCCGATTAGACAACGTTGTCTACAGAATGGGTATAGCTAGAACACGTAGAGGTTCTAGACAACTGGTATCCCACAGACACATTACCGTTAATGGACAACTAGTAAATATTCCATCTTACCAATTAAAACCTGGTGATGAAGTAGCTGTCCGTGAAAAATCAAAATCACTTTCTGCTATTGATGATGCTTTGTCAAGTAATGATCGTGTTTATGATTTTATTACCTTCAATAAAGCTTCTTTGAAAGGTGCATTTGTTAGCGTTCCAGAACGTTTACAGATTCCTGAGAATATCAAAGAACAATTGATCGTTGAATTGTACTCTAAATAA
- the rpsK gene encoding 30S ribosomal protein S11, whose translation MAKSKAVAKKRKVIVDSVGEAHISSSFNNILISLTNKKGEVISWSSAGKMGFRGSKKNTPYAAQLAAEDCSKVAHEAGLRKIKAYVKGPGNGRESAIRSIHNAGIEVTEIIDVTPLPHNGCRPPKRRRV comes from the coding sequence ATGGCAAAGTCTAAAGCGGTAGCTAAAAAGCGCAAGGTAATTGTTGATAGTGTTGGAGAAGCTCACATTTCTTCATCATTCAATAATATTTTGATTTCGCTTACAAACAAAAAAGGTGAGGTGATCTCATGGTCATCTGCCGGGAAAATGGGTTTCCGTGGTTCTAAGAAGAATACTCCATATGCTGCACAACTTGCTGCTGAGGATTGTTCTAAAGTAGCTCACGAGGCCGGTTTGCGTAAAATTAAAGCATATGTAAAAGGACCAGGTAATGGTCGTGAAAGTGCTATACGTTCGATTCACAATGCAGGAATTGAAGTAACTGAAATAATTGATGTTACTCCTTTACCTCATAATGGATGTCGTCCACCGAAAAGAAGAAGAGTTTAA